The proteins below come from a single Candidatus Alcyoniella australis genomic window:
- a CDS encoding 2-dehydropantoate 2-reductase, with protein MKIVFFGSGVIGGCVAGWITPHNADTYVLDQGEVAQALRARGITLYHVDDRNLLSTVNPQVIDSLEQVPDADLVVLGVKNYSIEFAAEQIKKTMGDRPIIMAMQNGIYNQQVLPKYFSKVVYCVISFNAWADEPGLIGYQKKGPLILGTPDNSLRPEMERIAEIFNRGVETVVTDHFNDAAHCKLVINLTNSLTTLIGHKQQPLSDPALFQKLLTGMMWEGVEIVRSAGIKECKLGGMPPWRTMWVGAKLPRIITKGIFEKNVKKMVLSSMAQDVLQHRRGQSELETINGEILTIAQRIGHPAPYNRAIYELCKTEFGKPEFVPLDVRQVWQEVQKRL; from the coding sequence ATGAAGATCGTCTTCTTCGGCTCCGGCGTAATCGGCGGCTGCGTGGCCGGCTGGATCACTCCCCACAACGCAGATACCTACGTGCTCGACCAGGGCGAAGTAGCCCAAGCGCTACGCGCGCGTGGCATTACGCTGTATCACGTCGACGACCGCAACCTGCTCTCGACCGTTAACCCGCAGGTGATCGACAGCCTCGAACAGGTGCCCGACGCCGACCTGGTGGTGCTCGGGGTCAAGAACTACAGCATCGAGTTTGCGGCCGAGCAGATTAAAAAAACCATGGGCGATCGGCCGATCATCATGGCGATGCAAAACGGCATCTATAACCAGCAGGTGCTGCCCAAGTACTTTTCCAAAGTCGTCTACTGCGTGATCTCCTTCAACGCCTGGGCCGACGAGCCGGGGCTGATCGGCTATCAGAAAAAGGGTCCGCTGATTTTGGGCACGCCGGACAATTCGCTGCGGCCCGAGATGGAGCGCATCGCCGAGATCTTCAATCGCGGCGTGGAGACCGTGGTCACCGATCACTTCAACGACGCGGCGCACTGCAAGCTGGTCATCAACCTCACCAACTCGCTGACCACGCTGATCGGCCACAAGCAGCAGCCGCTCTCGGACCCGGCGCTGTTCCAAAAGCTGCTCACCGGCATGATGTGGGAAGGCGTCGAGATTGTGCGCAGCGCGGGGATCAAGGAGTGCAAGCTCGGCGGCATGCCGCCGTGGCGCACGATGTGGGTCGGGGCCAAACTGCCGCGAATCATCACCAAGGGCATCTTCGAAAAAAACGTTAAAAAGATGGTGCTCAGCTCCATGGCCCAGGACGTGCTGCAACACCGCCGCGGCCAGTCCGAGCTCGAGACGATCAACGGCGAGATCCTCACAATCGCCCAGCGCATCGGCCATCCCGCGCCGTACAACCGCGCGATCTACGAGCTGTGCAAAACCGAGTTTGGCAAGCCCGAGTTCGTGCCGCTGGACGTGCGGCAGGTCTGGCAGGAAGTGCAAAAACGGCTGTAG
- a CDS encoding acetoacetate decarboxylase family protein: MDPTFNIDPGLLDNANEFSDPFFERFTLRSAPQPLKLNDAVSKDYKFPTFYGDVTCAMAVFLCSYQRAKELLPHPKMEPVRMPRGRALVAFSNYVYRKVLGVAPYNEIAMTIPIQIAPRINVPLLPMVLDVFPRFGYYVFSMPVTSLENQIRGLKIWGLPKVVQRIDIDDENGDCVTRAFEESGDQYFELRVPKAGKPTGFDVCSNLYSRLGNELKQSRTCFKAQFNVTKRMDLLFKTNVEPDREYLKLGNGPSAEVLKRLELERQPFQLRYAERMSSCFDLSNADYKPPFGFEDK, translated from the coding sequence ATGGACCCGACCTTCAACATTGATCCCGGACTTTTAGACAACGCAAACGAGTTCAGCGACCCGTTCTTCGAGCGCTTTACGTTGCGCAGCGCGCCGCAGCCGCTGAAGCTTAACGACGCGGTGTCCAAGGACTACAAGTTTCCCACGTTCTACGGCGACGTGACCTGCGCCATGGCCGTGTTCCTCTGCTCGTACCAGCGGGCCAAGGAGCTGCTGCCGCACCCCAAGATGGAGCCGGTGCGCATGCCGCGCGGCCGCGCGCTGGTGGCGTTTTCGAACTACGTCTACCGCAAGGTGCTCGGCGTGGCGCCCTACAACGAGATCGCAATGACGATCCCGATCCAGATCGCGCCGCGCATCAACGTGCCGCTGCTGCCCATGGTGCTCGACGTGTTTCCGCGCTTTGGCTACTACGTGTTCTCGATGCCCGTGACGTCGCTGGAAAACCAGATCCGCGGGCTCAAAATTTGGGGACTGCCCAAGGTCGTACAGCGCATCGACATTGACGATGAAAACGGCGACTGCGTAACCCGCGCGTTCGAGGAATCGGGCGACCAGTACTTTGAGCTGCGCGTGCCCAAGGCGGGCAAGCCCACCGGGTTCGACGTCTGCTCCAATCTCTACAGCAGGCTGGGCAACGAGCTGAAACAGTCGCGCACCTGCTTTAAAGCCCAGTTCAACGTGACCAAGCGCATGGACCTGCTGTTTAAGACCAACGTCGAGCCCGACCGCGAATACCTCAAGCTGGGCAACGGCCCGTCGGCCGAGGTGCTCAAGCGGCTCGAGCTCGAGCGTCAGCCGTTCCAACTGCGATACGCCGAGCGCATGAGCTCGTGCTTCGACCTGTCCAACGCCGACTACAAACCCCCGTTCGGCTTCGAGGATAAATAA